In Macadamia integrifolia cultivar HAES 741 chromosome 1, SCU_Mint_v3, whole genome shotgun sequence, a single window of DNA contains:
- the LOC122075109 gene encoding inactive protein RESTRICTED TEV MOVEMENT 1-like, translating into MDPKKGMEMIVKVGPHGYGHQGNPWEDKGQSMLTHIFISYDSKRVYSIQTACIQDGKLQLSDKHGGDGKMFKTVEINYPSEFLTGISGYEENDLGDYMLRSLTFQTNRRKFGPFGLEKGAHFCIQMGTKKQLFGGFHGTSNSLYLYSIGVYVMPINPLEDTELHTSTVVKKEKSSV; encoded by the exons ATGGATCCCAAAAAGGGAATGGAGATGATAGTCAAGGTAGGTCCTCATGGATATGGGCATCAGGGCAATCCTTGGGAAGACAAAGGCCAAAGCATGTTAACCCATATCTTCATATCCTATGACAGTAAAAGGGTATATTCCATACAGACTGCATGCATTCAGGATGGGAAATTGCAACTATCTGATAAACATGGTGGTGATGGAAAAATGTTCAAAACG GTTGAGATCAATTATCCCTCTGAGTTTCTTACTGGTATTAGTGGTTACGAAGAGAATGACCTCGGCGATTATATGCTGAGGTCTTTGACGTTTCAAACCAACAGGAGAAAGTTTGGGCCGTTTGGGCTAGAGAAAGGCGCTCACTTCTGCATTCAGATGGGGACTAAGAAGCAATTATTTGGAGGTTTTCATGGAACTTCGAACTCATTGTATCTCTACTCAATTGGAGTTTACGTGATGCCTATCAATCCGTTGGAGGATACTGAATTACATACTTCAACCGTtgttaagaaagagaaatccaGTGTTTGA
- the LOC122073199 gene encoding protein RESTRICTED TEV MOVEMENT 1-like: METMVKVGPRMFIGLGTPWDDKGQSMLTHIFISYDCKRVYSIQTAYILDGKVQLSDRHGGDGFMFKTVEIDYPSEFLTGISGYGDNESGDCMMKSLTFETNRRKFGPFGTEKGHHFCIQMGTKQRLFAGFHGTSNSKYLYSIGVYVKPINPLEDTELCTSTASTIVKKEQLSA; the protein is encoded by the exons ATGGAGACGATGGTAAAGGTGGGTCCTCGTATGTTTATCGGATTGGGGACTCCCTGGGATGACAAAGGCCAAAGCATGCTTACCCATATCTTCATATCCTATGACTGTAAAAGGGTATATTCCATACAGACTGCATATATTCTGGATGGGAAAGTGCAACTATCTGATAGACATGGTGGAGATGGATTTATGTTCAAAACG GTTGAGATAGATTATCCTTCTGAGTTTCTTACTGGTATTTCTGGTTACGGAGATAATGAGTCAGGTGATTGTATGATGAAGTCTTTGACGTTTGAAACCAACAGGAGAAAGTTTGGGCCGTTTGGGACAGAGAAAGGCCATCACTTCTGCATTCAGATGGGTACTAAGCAGCGATTATTTGCAGGATTTCATGGAACTTCAAACTCGAAGTATCTCTACTCAATTGGAGTTTATGTGAAGCCTATCAATCCGTTGGAGGATACTGAATTATGTACTTCAACCGCTTCTACTATTGTTAAAAAGGAGCAACTTAGTGCATAA